From Danio rerio strain Tuebingen ecotype United States chromosome 7, GRCz12tu, whole genome shotgun sequence, the proteins below share one genomic window:
- the ponzr3 gene encoding plac8 onzin related protein 3 translates to MATKMIIQQPKPLVLAPGSDQWSTSICECDNLHECCFAVWCSPCFACITARDHGECLCLPLLDSFGLCPPITMAMRVSVRRTYGIEDSICNDCVLSFCCGPCSYCQIRRELKSRNHPVSLFCNKVK, encoded by the exons ATGGCTACTAAGATGATCATTCAGCAGCCTAAGCCACTAGTTTTGGCTCCTGGTTCCGACCAGTGGTCCACCAGCATTTGTGAATGCGACAACCTCCATGAAT GTTGTTTTGCTGTCTGGTGTTCTCCGTGTTTCGCCTGCATCACAGCCCGGGATCATGGAGAATGTCTCTGTCTGCCTCTGTTGGACAGTTTTGGCCTCTGCCCACCAATCACTATGGCTATGAGAGTGTCTGTCCGACGCACCTACGGGATTGAG GACTCTATCTGCAATGACTGTGTGCTGTCCTTCTGCTGCGGGCCGTGTTCTTACTGTCAAATCCGACGCGAACTAAAGTCTCGCAATCACCCGGTCAGCCTCTTCTGCAACAAAGTCAAATAA